A segment of the Sphingobacterium oryzagri genome:
CTACCGTACTTTTTCCAGAACCTTGATTGCCAATAAAAACTGTGACCTTTTTGACATCAAACCATCCATCATCTTCTTGATAACCACCTTTTATTGGACCAAAATCACTGATCTTTAATTTGCTCATTGATAAATTCACTTTACAAACCAAATTTACAAAAAAATAAGGCAGTTTTTAGCGTCCTAGAAATTCGAAGAAAGGATGCTCAAGGATAGTCTAGCAAGGCGCAGACACAACAAAAGTTATAATCATCATGAAAACATGCTCTGATGATAAATTGTTAATCGACCAACAAATCATCTTTATCAATGCGTATGCTGCTTGATATAGGCTACTGTTTTTGAAACCAACTCGTCTGTTTTATCATTGCCGATATTGCCAAAGCCGTGATCGCCACCTTCCACGATGACCAATTCATTCGCTACCTGATATTGATCCAGAACTTTCGATAACGCTTCCGACTGTTCCAAAGCTACGATACGATCTTTTGTGCCATGCAAAATCAACGTCGGCGCAGCGTTTTCATCAATATATTGCAGTGGCGAATACGATGCATTTGCTGCAATTACTTTGTCTTTTTCGTCTTTAAATCGATAACCCGTCATAGCGTACGTTAAGTTGTTGCGGATATCGTACAATTTGCGCACAAAAAGCTTGAACATAAGGGTGGATACACCATTCAGATTAACTTTAAACAACTTATTAAGATCCGTCGGGCCGAAATTATCGACCACATAATTTAACCGACTTGGGTAAGCGGCCAGTTGCTTATCGCCTACAAATTCGTCGGCATCACTATACGCCACGAGCATTGCCAAATGTGCTCCGGCTGATCCTCCCCATATACCGAAATTAGCCGTATCCAACTGATAGGTATCGGCCTGGCTATACAACCATTTTACAGCATCTTTACAATCGGCAATTGGCGTCGGAAAATGAACACTGTCAGACACCAAACTATAGTCGATGCTCGCCACAGCATAGTTATTTTGCAGCAATTGCGCTTTCAGGGCACGCATGAAATAGATGCTTTCCAATTCTTTATCGCCAAAAGCCCAACCGCCGCCGTGCAGCAAAATGACTAGCGGCTTTTTTTCCTGAGCTACTGAAGATGGCAAAAAAAGATCAAGCTTAAGCGAGTCGTTTTTGGCGCTGACTTTATAGGTTAAATCGATGTGACTCTCGAAATTGTAAGCTGCTGAATCGGCTTGCGAAAAGGCTTTGGAAAATGAGAATAGAAAAGACAAAAATAGAATGCTAACTAGCGGATAACGAAGACGTACATGCATAAATAAAAAATAAATAGAGCTGCGTTTTTGAAATCTTATCAATCATTGTACCACGAAAGCAACGTAAGCCTTTGCGACAGCAAATTTCGATCAAAATGATTTTAACAGATTATATTCTGGCTCTTTGTAGCACGCATTAAGGTCTGATACACCATCGATCAATGAAGCGTATCACGGCCCTACCTAGCATGGACGACTAACATAAAAATTGCTGGCAAGCTATTGTTAAGGATATGCAGCAATATAGCGGTACGCAAACCAAAGCGAAAAGACACCCAACTAAAGATTAACGCAGAGAAAAAAAATGGGAACAGGTAAATCAGTTTGCTCA
Coding sequences within it:
- a CDS encoding alpha/beta hydrolase fold domain-containing protein, which encodes MSFLFSFSKAFSQADSAAYNFESHIDLTYKVSAKNDSLKLDLFLPSSVAQEKKPLVILLHGGGWAFGDKELESIYFMRALKAQLLQNNYAVASIDYSLVSDSVHFPTPIADCKDAVKWLYSQADTYQLDTANFGIWGGSAGAHLAMLVAYSDADEFVGDKQLAAYPSRLNYVVDNFGPTDLNKLFKVNLNGVSTLMFKLFVRKLYDIRNNLTYAMTGYRFKDEKDKVIAANASYSPLQYIDENAAPTLILHGTKDRIVALEQSEALSKVLDQYQVANELVIVEGGDHGFGNIGNDKTDELVSKTVAYIKQHTH